Proteins encoded within one genomic window of Paramisgurnus dabryanus chromosome 11, PD_genome_1.1, whole genome shotgun sequence:
- the tas2r202 gene encoding taste receptor, type 2, member 202: MISIVDKIGIWLATAALAILTIFFNMYLMLVILRSSRKKQKLNPCDLIIVAINVASIGLQVFTYFWQSLDQIDIFCSVNFYTAIMLSLVYSTKFIIFWCTAFLTFYYGTKLVMRPVDCYKRMQETIIKHVRIVLVLIYIGGFSHGVPLLALLHNYNITSTVNDCGSIMPNSVGGLLYIFYYVFISDIVPSIVMIKSSISIMFHLYHHLQDMKASTNGAHGPKLGTQMRVIKMTLTLVVVFCIFVVMDLIVQSTVALKRQNTITVTVLVASMYTTVSAAVMVYGKKSHWKDLISTYNLFLDEYPCLTSLKVAEVKTEPQENSIN; encoded by the coding sequence ATGATATCGATCGTGGACAAAATCGGCATCTGGCTGGCGACCGCCGCGTTAGCCATCCtgaccattttttttaacatgtacCTCATGCTGGTGATCCTGAGAAGCTCACGGAAGAAGCAAAAGCTAAACCCGTGCGACTTAATCATCGTAGCCATCAATGTGGCGAGCATCGGCCTGCAGGTTTTTACCTACTTTTGGCAGTCCCTAGACCAGATCGACATCTTTTGCTCAGTGAACTTTTATACCGCCATAATGTTGTCGCTTGTCTATAGCACGAAGTTCATCATATTCTGGTGCACCGCGTTTCTGACCTTCTACTATGGCACTAAACTGGTGATGAGGCCTGTGGACTGCTACAAGCGCATGCAGGAGACCATCATCAAACACGTCCGCATTGTCCTGGTCTTGATCTACATAGGTGGTTTCAGCCACGGCGTGCCATTACTGGCACTTTTGCACAATTACAACATCACCTCCACCGTGAACGACTGCGGGTCCATCATGCCCAACTCCGTCGGCGGACTGCTCTACATCTTCTACTACGTCTTTATCTCTGACATCGTGCCGAGCATCGTGATGATCAAATCCAGCATTTCTATCATGTTCCACCTTTACCACCATCTTCAGGACATGAAAGCGAGCACCAACGGCGCTCACGGGCCCAAGCTGGGCACTCAGATGCGGGTGATCAAGATGACCCTGACCCTGGTGGTCGTGTTTTGTATATTCGTGGTTATGGATCTGATCGTGCAATCCACTGTGGCTCTGAAGAGGCAAAACACCATCACGGTGACCGTTCTCGTCGCCAGCATGTATACCACGGTCAGCGCGGCCGTGATGGTTTACGGGAAGAAAAGCCACTGGAAGGATCTCATAAGCACATATAACCTCTTTTTAGACGAGTACCCATGCCTAACCAGTTTAAAGGTCGCTGAGGTCAAAACAGAACCTCAGGAGAACAGCATTAACTAA